From the genome of Mesorhizobium japonicum MAFF 303099, one region includes:
- a CDS encoding xanthine dehydrogenase family protein molybdopterin-binding subunit — translation MTVVTPKFGMGASVLRREDAAFIQGQGRYTDDIQPAGVLHGYVLRSPIAKASFTIGSIEAAKAAPGVHLVLTGGDLTHLRDLKSGVMQPQPDGTKAPTRDIPILCRDRVNYVGDAVAFVVADSRALAQDAAELIEVDYDGEDAASGTATALAEGTPLVWPELGSNRAFTYHMGDKKKTDAAFAGAAHVTRIEFVNNRLVCNYMEPRSAIGEWNVGENRFVLTTGSQGVHSMQYILASVFKIKKDQLRVITPDVGGGFGPKSFVYREYPLVLEAAKRLGRPVKWAGDRTEHFLTDAQGRDNAVTAEMALDKDGRFLGMRVDLLANIGAYISQYGPFIPYIGVTMSTGVYDIRALDVSVTGLYTNTCPVDAYRGAGRPEAAFLLEKLVDACAHDLGLPVEEIRRRNFIRPEQFPYRTQTGRLYDNGEFEGHMDRAIERSQWKAFPQRLEQSKADGKIRGIGMATYIEACAFPGSEPAFVELNGDGTVTLKIGTQTNGQGHATAYAQFLSEKLNLDIDKIHVRQGDTDELKAGGGTGGSRSIPLGGVSASRAGEDLANKIKRIAADELEASAGDIELSDGVARIVGTDRSIDFSSIAKAAKTPDDLKGFGEFVQDECTYPNGTHICEVEIDPDTGATEIVRYTIVDDFGVTVNPILLAGQVHGGVVQGIGQALTENTIHGEDGQLLTASFMDYAMPRADNFPFFHFETRNVPSTTNALGIKGAGEAGTIGSTPAALNAVTDALWRAYGIRHIEMPATPARIWAAIRGASPT, via the coding sequence ATGACCGTCGTCACACCGAAATTCGGCATGGGCGCTTCCGTGCTGCGGCGCGAGGATGCCGCCTTCATCCAGGGTCAGGGCCGCTATACCGACGATATCCAGCCCGCCGGCGTCCTGCACGGCTATGTTCTGCGCTCGCCGATCGCCAAGGCGAGCTTTACCATCGGCTCGATCGAGGCGGCGAAGGCGGCACCCGGCGTCCATCTGGTGCTGACCGGTGGGGATCTCACCCATCTGCGCGATCTCAAGTCCGGCGTCATGCAGCCACAGCCGGACGGCACCAAAGCGCCGACGCGCGACATTCCGATCCTGTGCCGGGACCGCGTCAACTATGTCGGCGATGCGGTTGCCTTTGTCGTCGCCGACAGCCGTGCCTTGGCGCAGGATGCCGCCGAACTGATCGAGGTCGATTATGACGGCGAGGACGCCGCCTCAGGCACGGCGACGGCGCTTGCCGAGGGCACGCCGCTGGTCTGGCCGGAACTCGGCTCCAACCGCGCCTTCACCTATCATATGGGCGACAAGAAAAAGACGGACGCGGCTTTCGCTGGGGCCGCTCACGTCACTCGCATCGAATTCGTCAACAATCGGCTGGTCTGCAACTACATGGAGCCGCGCTCGGCGATCGGCGAATGGAATGTCGGGGAAAACCGCTTCGTGCTGACCACCGGGTCGCAGGGCGTGCATTCCATGCAGTACATCCTGGCCAGTGTGTTCAAGATCAAGAAGGACCAACTGCGCGTCATCACGCCCGATGTCGGCGGCGGTTTCGGGCCGAAGAGCTTCGTCTACCGCGAATATCCGCTGGTGCTCGAGGCGGCGAAGCGGCTTGGCCGTCCGGTGAAATGGGCCGGCGACCGCACCGAGCACTTCCTCACCGACGCCCAAGGCCGCGACAATGCGGTGACGGCCGAGATGGCGCTCGACAAGGATGGCCGCTTCCTCGGCATGAGGGTCGATCTGCTTGCCAATATCGGCGCCTATATCTCGCAATATGGCCCTTTCATTCCGTATATCGGCGTCACCATGTCGACCGGCGTCTATGATATCAGGGCGCTCGATGTCTCGGTGACCGGCCTCTACACCAACACCTGCCCGGTCGACGCTTATCGCGGCGCCGGCCGTCCCGAGGCGGCGTTCCTGTTGGAAAAACTTGTCGATGCCTGCGCGCATGATCTCGGCCTGCCTGTCGAAGAGATCCGCCGCCGCAACTTCATTCGGCCCGAGCAGTTTCCCTATCGCACGCAGACCGGCCGGCTCTACGACAATGGCGAATTCGAAGGCCATATGGACCGCGCCATCGAACGGTCGCAGTGGAAGGCGTTTCCGCAGCGGCTGGAGCAGTCCAAAGCCGATGGCAAGATCCGCGGCATCGGTATGGCCACCTATATCGAGGCCTGCGCCTTTCCGGGCTCCGAACCGGCCTTTGTCGAGCTCAATGGCGACGGCACGGTGACGCTGAAGATCGGCACCCAGACCAACGGCCAGGGGCATGCCACCGCCTATGCGCAGTTCCTGTCGGAAAAACTCAATCTCGACATCGACAAGATCCATGTCCGCCAGGGCGACACCGACGAATTGAAGGCGGGCGGCGGCACAGGCGGCTCGCGCTCCATTCCGCTGGGGGGTGTCTCGGCTTCCCGCGCCGGTGAGGACCTGGCCAACAAGATCAAGCGCATCGCCGCCGATGAGCTTGAGGCCTCGGCCGGCGATATCGAACTGTCCGATGGTGTTGCCCGCATCGTCGGCACCGACCGGAGCATCGATTTCTCGAGCATCGCCAAGGCTGCGAAGACGCCGGATGACCTTAAGGGATTCGGCGAGTTCGTACAGGACGAGTGCACCTATCCGAACGGCACCCACATCTGCGAGGTCGAGATCGATCCCGACACCGGCGCGACCGAGATTGTCCGCTACACCATCGTCGACGATTTCGGCGTCACGGTGAATCCGATCCTGCTCGCAGGCCAGGTGCATGGCGGCGTCGTGCAAGGCATCGGCCAGGCGTTGACCGAGAACACCATCCATGGCGAGGATGGGCAGCTCTTGACGGCGAGCTTCATGGACTACGCCATGCCGCGCGCCGACAATTTCCCGTTCTTCCATTTCGAGACCCGCAACGTGCCTTCAACCACCAATGCGCTGGGCATCAAGGGCGCGGGCGAGGCCGGCACGATCGGCTCGACACCGGCGGCGCTCAACGCCGTCACCGATGCGCTGTGGCGCGCCTATGGCATCAGGCATATCGAGATGCCGGCGACGCCGGCGCGCATCTGGGCCGCGATCAGGGGCGCATCGCCGACGTGA
- a CDS encoding DMT family transporter, whose amino-acid sequence MTSGAEPGTTGGHGTLRGIALKIVSVAVFVGMQTCIKAAGDVPAGQIVFFRSFFAIFPIIAFLALKGQLPTAFVTKRPFNHVARGVVGVGAMGLGFFALTRLPLPEAITLNYAQPLLVVVFSSVFLGESIRVYRWSAVAVGLIGVLIISWPELTLLNSDEGLDDQEVLGVMAALVAAAISAVAMLLVRNLVQTEKTATIVLWFSSTASVLSLLTLPFGWQSLTPVQAALLVMAGFCGGLGQILMTSAYRHAEASVVAPFEYTSMILGVVVGYFIFGDVTSLNTLIGGAIVVAAGVFIIWRERQLGLERTRTRKVTLPQG is encoded by the coding sequence GTGACATCAGGGGCGGAACCAGGAACGACGGGCGGCCACGGCACGCTGAGGGGGATCGCGCTGAAGATCGTCTCGGTGGCGGTTTTTGTCGGCATGCAAACCTGCATCAAGGCGGCCGGCGACGTGCCGGCCGGGCAGATCGTCTTCTTCCGCTCCTTCTTCGCCATCTTCCCGATCATTGCCTTCCTGGCATTGAAGGGACAGCTGCCGACGGCATTCGTCACCAAACGTCCCTTCAACCATGTCGCGCGCGGCGTCGTCGGCGTCGGTGCCATGGGCCTGGGCTTCTTCGCGCTCACCAGGCTGCCGCTGCCGGAGGCGATCACCCTGAACTATGCGCAGCCGCTGCTGGTCGTGGTGTTCTCCTCGGTCTTCCTTGGCGAGTCGATCCGCGTCTATCGCTGGAGCGCGGTTGCCGTCGGCCTCATCGGCGTGCTCATCATCTCCTGGCCGGAGCTGACGCTGCTCAATTCGGATGAAGGGCTCGACGACCAGGAGGTCCTGGGCGTCATGGCCGCGCTGGTGGCCGCGGCGATCTCGGCGGTCGCCATGCTGCTTGTGCGCAATCTCGTGCAGACGGAGAAGACGGCGACCATCGTCCTGTGGTTCTCGTCGACCGCGAGCGTGCTCTCGCTGCTGACGCTGCCTTTCGGCTGGCAGTCGCTGACGCCGGTGCAAGCCGCGCTGCTCGTCATGGCGGGCTTCTGCGGCGGCCTCGGCCAGATCCTGATGACCTCGGCCTATCGCCATGCCGAGGCCTCGGTGGTGGCGCCGTTCGAATACACCTCGATGATCCTCGGCGTCGTCGTCGGCTATTTCATTTTCGGCGACGTGACCTCGCTCAACACGCTGATTGGCGGTGCGATCGTGGTGGCCGCCGGCGTCTTCATCATCTGGCGCGAGCGGCAACTGGGCCTGGAGCGCACGCGAACGCGCAAGGTGACATTGCCGCAGGGGTGA
- a CDS encoding helix-turn-helix domain-containing protein, producing MTTAQTSAGSLIREWRTRRRMSQLDLAMEAEISQRHLSFVESGRAAPSRDMVLHLAEQLSIPLRQRNQLLLAAGFAPSFSERPLTDTTLAPAMAAVEIVLKGHEPFPALAVDRHWNLVSANAAIAPFLADLSEASLLTPPVNVLRLSLHPGGIAPRIVNLQEWRTHLLERLKHQNDASGDPVLVELERELRSYPSGLKGSRPTPVEPNAIVHPLRLAHGDQVLSFISTITVFGTPLDVTLSELAIESFFPADEQTRAVLVRLAKERSERS from the coding sequence ATGACAACAGCCCAAACCTCCGCCGGCAGTCTCATCCGCGAATGGCGCACGCGCCGCCGCATGAGCCAGCTCGATCTCGCCATGGAGGCCGAGATTTCGCAGCGGCATCTGTCCTTCGTCGAGAGCGGGCGGGCCGCGCCGTCGCGCGATATGGTGCTGCATCTGGCCGAGCAGCTTTCGATCCCGCTGAGGCAACGCAACCAGCTGCTGCTGGCCGCCGGCTTCGCACCGAGCTTCAGCGAACGGCCGCTGACCGACACGACGCTGGCACCGGCGATGGCGGCGGTCGAGATCGTGCTCAAGGGGCATGAGCCGTTTCCAGCGCTGGCGGTGGACCGGCACTGGAACCTGGTTTCGGCGAATGCCGCGATTGCTCCCTTCCTTGCCGATCTCAGCGAGGCTTCGCTGCTGACGCCGCCGGTCAACGTGCTTCGCCTTTCCCTGCATCCCGGCGGCATCGCGCCGCGCATCGTCAATCTCCAGGAATGGCGCACGCATCTGCTCGAACGCCTCAAACACCAGAACGATGCCAGCGGCGATCCGGTGCTGGTCGAATTGGAGCGGGAGTTGCGCAGCTATCCTTCCGGGCTGAAGGGCAGCAGGCCAACACCCGTCGAGCCGAACGCCATCGTGCATCCGCTGCGCCTCGCCCATGGCGACCAGGTGCTGTCATTCATCAGCACCATCACCGTGTTCGGCACGCCGCTTGACGTGACCTTGTCGGAACTGGCGATCGAATCCTTCTTCCCTGCCGACGAGCAGACTCGCGCGGTTCTGGTGCGGCTGGCAAAGGAGCGCAGCGAACGGTCGTAA
- a CDS encoding uracil-DNA glycosylase — protein MTAASPNSPTDIADILAFYASAGVDEALEDAPVNRFAEAAPRPVERAPAPVAPPREEKAPERPAAPPGLDASKVPDAPPARSSVAAVPDEAQAALARQLATTATTLDELRQHMAAFDGCNLKATAKNLVFADGNPDAAVMLVGEAPGRDEDIEGLPFVGRSGRLLDRMLAAIGLDRTSVYIANVIPWRPPGNRTPTPHETEICRPFIERQIELVNPKVLVNLGGPSAKTLLNTSEGILRLRGNWRVHTTASGIAIPAMPTLHPAYLLRTPAHKKLAWRDFLEVKAKLRALS, from the coding sequence ATGACCGCCGCCTCCCCCAACAGCCCGACCGATATTGCCGACATCCTGGCCTTCTATGCCAGCGCCGGCGTCGACGAGGCGCTGGAAGACGCTCCGGTGAACCGCTTCGCCGAGGCGGCGCCGAGACCTGTCGAGCGCGCGCCGGCGCCGGTGGCGCCACCTCGCGAAGAGAAGGCACCGGAGCGGCCAGCGGCACCGCCCGGACTGGATGCAAGCAAGGTTCCGGATGCGCCACCGGCGCGTTCATCGGTCGCCGCCGTGCCAGACGAGGCTCAGGCGGCGCTTGCGCGCCAGTTGGCGACAACCGCAACGACCCTGGACGAGTTGCGCCAGCACATGGCTGCCTTCGACGGCTGCAATCTCAAGGCCACCGCCAAGAACCTGGTCTTCGCCGATGGAAACCCGGACGCCGCGGTGATGCTGGTGGGCGAAGCGCCGGGCCGCGACGAGGATATTGAGGGGCTGCCCTTCGTCGGCCGCTCGGGCCGGCTGCTCGATCGCATGCTGGCCGCGATCGGGCTCGACCGCACTTCGGTCTACATCGCCAACGTCATTCCGTGGCGGCCGCCGGGCAACCGCACGCCGACGCCGCATGAGACCGAGATCTGCCGGCCGTTCATCGAGCGGCAGATCGAACTGGTCAATCCCAAGGTGCTGGTCAATCTCGGCGGACCGTCGGCCAAGACCTTGCTCAACACCTCGGAAGGTATTTTGCGGCTGCGCGGCAACTGGCGTGTCCACACCACCGCCTCGGGCATCGCCATTCCGGCCATGCCGACGCTGCATCCGGCCTATCTCCTGCGAACGCCCGCGCACAAGAAGCTGGCATGGCGGGATTTTCTCGAGGTCAAGGCGAAGCTGCGGGCGCTCTCCTAG
- a CDS encoding electron transfer flavoprotein-ubiquinone oxidoreductase: MSDIERESMEFDVVIVGAGPAGLAAAIRLKQVNPELSVVVLEKGGEVGAHILSGAVVDPIGIDRLLPGWREEEGHPFKTPVTADHFLVLGPAGSFRLPNILMPPLMNNHGNYIVSLGNVCRWLAGKAEALGVEIYPGFAAAGLLYNEEGAVTGVVTGDMGVEKDGTHGPGFAPGMALMGKYVLIGEGARGSLAKQLIAKYKLSDGREPGKYGIGLKELWQVKPENHRPGLVQHSFGWPLDMKTGGGSFLYHLEDNQVAVGFVLHLNYKNPYLSPFEEFQRFKTHPAIRGTFEGAKRLGYGARAITEGGWQSVPKLSFPGGALMGCAAGFVNVPRIKGSHNAVLSGMLAAEHVAEAIGAGRANDELSSYEQAWRATDIGKDLKKVRNVKPLWSRFGTIVGVGLGGLDMWLNTLFGNSPFGTLKHGKADYATLEPAAQHKKIAYPKPDGVLTFDRLSSVFLSNTNHEENEPVHLLVADMELQKRSEHDVFAGPSTRYCPAGVYEWVDKDGNTAADPAAQDVRFVINAQNCVHCKTCDIKDPNQNINWVPPQGGEGPVYQGM, translated from the coding sequence ATGAGCGATATCGAACGCGAAAGCATGGAATTCGACGTGGTCATCGTCGGTGCGGGTCCGGCCGGCCTTGCCGCGGCCATCCGCCTCAAGCAGGTCAATCCCGAGCTTTCCGTCGTCGTGCTGGAAAAGGGCGGCGAGGTCGGCGCCCATATCCTCTCTGGCGCCGTGGTCGATCCGATCGGCATCGACCGTCTGCTGCCGGGTTGGCGCGAGGAGGAAGGTCATCCTTTCAAGACGCCGGTCACTGCGGATCATTTCCTGGTGCTCGGCCCTGCCGGCTCGTTTCGCCTGCCCAACATATTGATGCCGCCGCTGATGAACAATCACGGCAACTACATCGTCTCGCTCGGCAATGTCTGCCGGTGGCTGGCCGGCAAGGCCGAGGCGCTCGGTGTCGAGATCTATCCGGGCTTTGCCGCCGCAGGCCTGCTCTACAATGAGGAAGGCGCAGTCACCGGCGTCGTCACCGGCGACATGGGCGTCGAGAAGGACGGCACGCATGGGCCGGGCTTCGCGCCGGGCATGGCGCTGATGGGCAAATATGTGCTGATCGGCGAAGGCGCGCGCGGCTCGCTCGCCAAGCAGTTGATCGCCAAATACAAACTTTCCGACGGCCGCGAGCCAGGCAAATACGGCATCGGTCTCAAGGAACTCTGGCAAGTCAAGCCGGAGAACCACCGGCCGGGCCTGGTCCAGCATTCCTTCGGCTGGCCGCTCGACATGAAGACCGGCGGTGGCTCCTTCCTCTACCATCTCGAGGACAACCAGGTGGCGGTCGGCTTCGTCCTCCACCTCAATTACAAGAACCCCTATCTGTCGCCCTTCGAGGAATTCCAGCGTTTCAAGACCCATCCGGCAATCAGGGGCACGTTCGAGGGCGCCAAGCGGCTCGGCTATGGCGCGCGCGCCATCACCGAGGGCGGCTGGCAGTCGGTGCCGAAACTGTCGTTCCCCGGCGGCGCGCTGATGGGTTGCGCTGCCGGCTTCGTCAACGTGCCGCGCATCAAGGGCTCCCACAATGCCGTGCTGTCGGGCATGCTGGCGGCCGAACATGTCGCCGAGGCTATTGGCGCCGGCCGCGCCAATGACGAGCTCTCTTCCTACGAGCAAGCCTGGCGGGCGACCGACATCGGCAAGGATTTGAAGAAGGTGCGCAACGTCAAGCCGCTGTGGTCGCGCTTCGGCACCATCGTCGGCGTCGGTCTTGGTGGCCTCGACATGTGGCTGAACACGCTGTTCGGCAACTCGCCCTTCGGCACGCTGAAGCACGGCAAGGCCGACTATGCCACGCTCGAGCCCGCCGCCCAGCACAAGAAGATCGCCTATCCGAAGCCTGATGGCGTGCTGACCTTCGACCGCCTGTCCTCGGTGTTCCTGTCCAACACCAATCACGAAGAGAACGAGCCGGTCCATCTGCTGGTCGCCGATATGGAACTGCAGAAGCGATCCGAACACGATGTCTTTGCCGGGCCTTCGACCCGCTATTGCCCGGCCGGCGTCTATGAATGGGTCGACAAGGACGGCAACACCGCCGCCGATCCGGCGGCGCAAGACGTCCGCTTCGTCATCAACGCGCAGAACTGCGTCCACTGCAAGACTTGCGATATCAAGGATCCGAACCAGAACATCAACTGGGTGCCGCCGCAAGGCGGCGAGGGTCCGGTCTACCAGGGCATGTGA
- a CDS encoding DUF922 domain-containing Zn-dependent protease → MRRTVLTCLVAIGALFAPQASAGTRAVIQTLTYDVTGSSGAALVDAMDRKGPRHGFMTHAIATTAYTVDWDLDAGQGNGFCRIRGVNGTLNLSYTFPHLAPPATPALKRRWNRFFAGVRAHEETHGRIAREMMRATEKSITGLRIANDPSCYKARREAQLRIRAVYAEYEAKQIAFDRREHSSGGHVEHLIAALTGKP, encoded by the coding sequence ATGCGCCGGACAGTTCTGACATGCCTCGTCGCCATCGGGGCGCTGTTTGCGCCACAGGCCTCAGCCGGCACCAGGGCAGTGATCCAGACGCTGACCTACGACGTCACGGGAAGCTCGGGCGCCGCCCTCGTCGACGCGATGGACAGAAAAGGCCCCCGGCACGGCTTCATGACGCATGCCATCGCCACAACCGCCTATACCGTCGACTGGGACCTCGACGCCGGCCAGGGCAACGGCTTCTGCCGGATACGTGGGGTCAATGGCACGCTCAATCTTTCCTACACCTTCCCGCACCTTGCCCCGCCCGCCACGCCGGCGCTGAAGAGGCGCTGGAACAGGTTTTTCGCAGGTGTTCGCGCCCATGAGGAAACACATGGGCGCATTGCCAGGGAGATGATGCGCGCTACGGAAAAGTCGATAACCGGCTTGCGGATCGCCAACGATCCGTCCTGCTACAAGGCGCGCCGCGAAGCTCAGCTTCGCATCCGGGCCGTCTATGCCGAATATGAGGCCAAACAAATCGCCTTCGATCGGCGCGAACACAGCAGTGGCGGCCATGTCGAACATCTGATCGCTGCCTTGACCGGAAAACCATGA
- a CDS encoding endonuclease/exonuclease/phosphatase family protein: protein MERIVRRHSADTTSMMTGARLKMTAGLAFLAMTALSAALLAGFFGTLHPAFDSFSHFRIHFSVLMALLALPLLASSFRLQAAAGLLFAIACLATTASALPRLWPQPAVAKPADQAVYSLLQMNLRFNNPTPKKVLSLIGRTNPDVITLDEVSQMWTTELGFIASAYPYRILCPYPNGMFGVALLSRRPFVAGTAPRCEPRGAMATATIDFGGIEVDVAAIHLSWPWPKEQYWQIGELAQTLAGLGQTAIMAGDCNAVPWSAAVRRVAALGGLTLMPSAGPTWIHRTLPDVLRRYAGLPIDQVFSKGGLTILSSQRLEDTGSDHLPVLVEFTLRSDDKQPENGHATALAASDLSAKPRG from the coding sequence ATGGAACGGATCGTCAGGCGGCATTCGGCAGACACGACCTCGATGATGACAGGCGCGCGCTTGAAAATGACGGCTGGGTTGGCATTCCTGGCGATGACGGCATTGTCGGCCGCGCTGTTGGCCGGGTTCTTCGGCACGCTGCATCCGGCTTTCGATTCCTTCTCGCATTTCCGCATTCACTTCAGCGTGCTCATGGCGCTTCTGGCACTGCCGCTGCTTGCCAGCTCGTTTCGGCTGCAAGCTGCAGCGGGGCTGCTCTTTGCCATCGCCTGCCTGGCCACGACGGCAAGCGCCCTGCCGAGGCTTTGGCCGCAGCCGGCGGTTGCCAAGCCCGCCGATCAAGCCGTCTACAGCCTGCTGCAGATGAATTTGCGCTTCAACAACCCGACACCGAAGAAAGTGCTCTCCCTGATCGGTCGCACCAACCCGGACGTGATCACCCTCGATGAGGTGTCGCAGATGTGGACGACAGAGCTTGGCTTCATCGCCAGCGCCTATCCGTATCGCATCCTTTGCCCCTACCCGAACGGCATGTTCGGGGTTGCGTTGCTATCGCGCAGGCCGTTCGTGGCCGGCACCGCGCCACGCTGCGAGCCGCGCGGTGCGATGGCGACCGCCACCATCGACTTCGGCGGGATCGAGGTCGATGTCGCCGCGATTCATTTGAGCTGGCCGTGGCCGAAGGAGCAATACTGGCAGATCGGCGAACTGGCGCAGACATTGGCCGGGCTGGGCCAGACCGCGATCATGGCAGGCGATTGCAACGCCGTGCCGTGGAGTGCGGCGGTGCGGCGGGTCGCGGCTCTCGGCGGGCTGACACTTATGCCATCGGCCGGCCCGACCTGGATTCACCGGACGCTGCCCGACGTCCTGCGCCGCTATGCGGGCCTGCCGATCGACCAGGTGTTCAGCAAGGGCGGGCTGACGATCCTGTCTTCGCAGCGGCTGGAGGACACCGGCTCCGACCATCTGCCGGTGCTGGTCGAGTTCACGCTGCGCTCTGACGACAAGCAGCCCGAGAATGGCCACGCCACAGCGCTCGCGGCGAGCGACTTGTCGGCCAAGCCGCGCGGCTGA
- a CDS encoding AMP nucleosidase, translating into MPEPFGRQSFDSAEKAVAALQRLYDRNTKFLRDAFAALASAGGDSSKRYRAFYPEIGVTTSSFTQVDSRQAYGHMPTPGHFATTITQPQLFERYLIEQLRLIMRNHGVSVTVSESTTPIPLHFAFLEGTYVDGAAAERIKRPIRDLFDVPDLDGTDDQIANGTFEVAFGEPRPLAPFTAQRIDYSLHRMTHYTATSPQHFQNFVLFTNYQFYIDEFVARARDLMEKGGGGYAEFVEPGNVVTKAGQSSPSEGVGPQRLPQMPAYHLKKPNHGGITMVNIGVGPSNAKTITDHIAVLRPHAWVMLGHCAGLRNTQALGDYVLAHAYVREDHVLDDDLPVWVPIPPLAEIQVALQEAVAEVTGLSGYDLKRIMRTGTVATIDNRNWELRDQRGPVQRLSQSRAIALDMESATIAANGFRFRVPYGTLLCVSDKPLHGELKLPGMATEFYKRQVAQHLTIGIRAMEKLAEMPMERLHSRKLRSFSETAFQ; encoded by the coding sequence ATGCCCGAGCCTTTTGGCCGGCAAAGCTTCGACAGCGCCGAAAAAGCCGTCGCCGCACTGCAGCGGCTTTACGATCGCAACACCAAGTTCCTGCGCGACGCCTTCGCGGCCCTGGCGTCGGCCGGCGGAGACAGCAGCAAGCGCTACCGCGCCTTCTACCCCGAGATCGGCGTCACCACGAGTTCGTTCACCCAGGTCGACTCGCGCCAAGCCTACGGCCATATGCCGACACCCGGCCATTTCGCCACCACGATCACACAGCCGCAGCTGTTCGAGCGCTACCTGATCGAACAGCTGCGCCTCATCATGCGCAACCACGGTGTCTCGGTCACGGTTTCGGAATCGACCACGCCCATTCCGCTGCATTTCGCCTTCTTGGAGGGAACTTACGTCGACGGGGCCGCCGCGGAGCGCATCAAGCGGCCGATCCGCGACCTGTTCGACGTGCCGGATCTCGACGGCACCGACGACCAGATCGCCAACGGCACGTTCGAGGTGGCCTTCGGCGAACCAAGGCCGCTGGCGCCGTTCACGGCGCAGCGCATCGACTATTCGCTGCACCGCATGACGCATTATACGGCAACCAGCCCGCAGCATTTCCAGAACTTCGTGCTGTTCACCAACTACCAGTTCTACATCGACGAATTCGTCGCCCGCGCCCGCGACCTGATGGAGAAGGGCGGTGGCGGTTACGCGGAATTCGTAGAGCCGGGCAATGTCGTGACCAAAGCCGGGCAGAGTTCGCCTAGCGAAGGCGTTGGGCCGCAGCGCCTTCCGCAGATGCCGGCCTATCACCTGAAAAAGCCGAACCATGGCGGCATCACAATGGTCAACATTGGTGTTGGCCCTTCCAATGCCAAGACGATCACCGACCATATCGCCGTGCTGAGGCCGCATGCCTGGGTGATGCTTGGCCATTGCGCCGGGCTGCGCAACACCCAGGCGCTCGGCGACTATGTGCTGGCGCATGCCTATGTGCGCGAGGACCATGTGCTGGACGACGACCTTCCGGTCTGGGTGCCGATCCCGCCGCTGGCGGAAATCCAGGTTGCGCTGCAGGAAGCGGTCGCCGAAGTCACCGGCCTGTCCGGCTACGATCTGAAGCGCATCATGCGCACCGGCACGGTCGCCACCATCGACAACCGCAACTGGGAACTGCGCGACCAGCGCGGACCGGTGCAGCGCCTGTCGCAGTCGCGCGCCATCGCGCTCGACATGGAATCGGCGACGATCGCCGCCAATGGCTTCCGCTTCCGCGTGCCCTACGGCACGCTGCTGTGCGTTTCCGACAAGCCGCTGCATGGCGAGTTGAAACTGCCGGGCATGGCGACGGAGTTCTACAAGCGGCAGGTGGCGCAGCACCTGACCATCGGCATCAGGGCGATGGAGAAGCTGGCCGAGATGCCGATGGAGCGGCTGCATTCGCGCAAGCTCCGGAGCTTTTCGGAGACAGCGTTCCAATAG
- a CDS encoding DUF2147 domain-containing protein, which yields MFRKVSLALAATLIMAGAAWADPIEGNWKTQAGDTAAISGSDSFSITLKSGKYAGKTIGSLKAAGDNKYAGSITDPANDKTYSGKATLSGTALKMSGCVLGGLICKSQTWHKL from the coding sequence ATGTTTCGAAAAGTGAGCCTGGCTCTTGCAGCCACATTGATCATGGCGGGTGCGGCGTGGGCCGATCCGATCGAGGGCAATTGGAAAACGCAAGCCGGCGATACAGCGGCCATATCAGGCAGCGACTCGTTTTCCATCACGCTCAAATCGGGCAAATATGCCGGCAAGACGATCGGCTCGCTCAAGGCGGCGGGCGACAACAAATATGCCGGCAGCATCACCGATCCTGCAAACGACAAGACCTATTCGGGCAAGGCGACGTTGTCGGGCACCGCGCTCAAGATGAGCGGCTGCGTGCTGGGCGGACTGATCTGCAAGAGCCAGACCTGGCACAAGCTCTGA
- a CDS encoding sel1 repeat family protein encodes MARFEMLEAGFGAMGATAQADILFELGMMYATGRDCETDVVAAHKWFNIAAIKGSARAAELRSELSAAMSKVEIAKALREAREWMTMH; translated from the coding sequence ATGGCACGTTTTGAAATGCTTGAAGCAGGTTTCGGCGCCATGGGGGCAACTGCCCAGGCCGACATTCTTTTCGAACTGGGCATGATGTATGCGACCGGCCGCGATTGCGAGACCGACGTCGTTGCCGCCCACAAATGGTTCAACATCGCCGCCATCAAGGGCTCGGCCCGCGCCGCGGAACTGCGCTCGGAACTGTCGGCCGCCATGTCGAAGGTCGAGATCGCCAAGGCGCTGCGCGAAGCCCGCGAATGGATGACCATGCACTAA